One Podospora pseudopauciseta strain CBS 411.78 chromosome 5 map unlocalized CBS411.78m_5, whole genome shotgun sequence DNA window includes the following coding sequences:
- a CDS encoding uncharacterized protein (EggNog:ENOG503P0KY; COG:T) encodes MSDRSPRQDSQRSRSTKHDRNREPRDGAEDRKRKHREEDTERGSSYRTRSRERGHRRRSRSPTGRDRSRDRDRDREKRRERDGHRDRDRDHRSHRDRSAERDSRKRRDDGDSDNGGRDRRRRHRSSEGRHSPSRPSPPREARSDSQRNLVKHRGPLPSQDDSFAVSNGGEPEKPKEKPNFGNSGALAAASNSVTQADGTTITLKYHEPAEARKPSPRDEWKLFVFKGEDIVDTIDLGSRSCWLVGREQAVVDLLAEHPSISKQHAVIQFRYTEKRNEFGDKIGRVKPYLIDLESANGTMLNGDKVPESRYLELRNKDMVQFGSSTREYVLMLAPRA; translated from the coding sequence ATGAGCGATCGCTCTCCAAGACAAGACAGCCAAAGGTCGCGTTCGACAAAGCACGACAGGAACAGGGAGCCAAGAGACGGCGCCGAAGACCGCAAAAGAAAGCATCGGGAAGAAGACACAGAGAGAGGCAGCAGCTACCGAACACGATCTCGCGAGCGCGGACATAGACGGCGCTCAAGATCGCCGACAGGTCGGGATCGCTCAAGAGACAGAGATAGAGACAGGGAAAagagaagggaaagggacGGCCACAGAGATCGGGACCGAGATCACCGCAGCCACAGGGACAGGAGTGCGGAACGAGACAGCAGGAAGCGACGCGACGATGGCGACTCGGATAATGGCGGCAGAGACCGTCGGAGGCGCCATCGTAGTTCAGAGGGTCGACATTCACCCTCACGGCCGAGCCCACCGCGCGAGGCAAGGTCGGATAGCCAGCGAAATCTTGTCAAACATCGTGGCCCCTTGCCCTCCCAGGATGACTCTTTTGCAGTCAGTAACGGCGGCGAGCCTGAGAAGCCCAAGGAAAAGCCCAACTTTGGCAACTCGGGCGCCCTGGCTGCTGCTTCCAACTCGGTGACCCAAGCGGACGGAACGACCATCACCCTAAAATACCATGAACCAGCAGAGGCACGGAAACCTTCACCACGCGACGAGTGGAAGCTGTTTGTTTTCAAGGGCGAAGACATTGTTGATACTATCGATCTTGGCAGTCGCAGCTGCTGGCTAGTTGGGAGGGAGCAAGCCGTCGTCGATCTTCTTGCCGAACATCCAAGCATCAGCAAGCAGCATGCCGTTATTCAGTTCCGATACACCGAGAAGCGGAACGAATTTGGCGACAAGATTGGCCGGGTGAAACCATACCTGATAGACCTCGAGAGCGCCAATGGTACCATGCTCAACGGCGACAAGGTCCCAGAGAGTCGCTATTTGGAGCTACGGAATAAGGACATGGTTCAGTTCGGCTCCAGCACCAGGGAATACGTCCTCATGCTTGCGCCAAGGGCATAA
- a CDS encoding uncharacterized protein (EggNog:ENOG503NXV8; COG:H), with the protein MPSTALRMKTLRAYAKYGQNYGALFTRAFSLTPRRYEINKIYPSAAEAIKDMKPNSTLLCGGFGLCGVPDTLINEVHNRPDLTGLTAVSNNAGTDTSGLGKLLKTKQVKKMIASYIGENKTFEKMYLTGEIELELTPQGTLAERCAAGGKGIPAFYTPAAFGTVVQTGELPLRNKPDGTPDEFSYPKDVKVFNGKSYLLEHAIAGDVAFVKAYKADRLGNCQFRLAANNFNGAMGRNAKMTIVEAENIVEPGEIAPEAVHLPGIYVQRVVQSTAEKGIEKYTWAKDPNEEADPKAAAALGSGETRAKREMIVKRAAKEFKNGMYANLGIGMPMLAPGFVGEDVEVMLQSENGILGLGPYPRKGEEDADLINAGKETVTLRPGASVFGSEESFGMIRAGRINLTILGAMQVSASGDLANWMLPGKVKGFGGAMDLVSNPEKTKVVVTMEHTDKKGNPKIVKQCAFPLTGKACVSRIITELGVFDVDFAHGLTLIEIAPGVTVEEIKAKTEAPFHVAEDLKPML; encoded by the exons ATGCCTTCCACCGCTCTGCGCATGAAGACCCTCAGGGCCTACGCCAAATATGGCCAGAAC TACGGCGCCCTCTTCACCCgcgccttctccctcaccccccgcCGCTACGAGATCAACAAGATCTACCCCTCAGCCGCCGAAGCAATCAAGGACATGAAGCCCAACTCGACCCTCCTCTGCGGCGGCTTCGGCCTCTGCGGCGTCCCCGACACCCTCATCAACGAAGTCCACAACCGCCCCGACCTCACCGGCCTCACCGCCGTCTCCAACAATGCCGGCACCGACACCTCGGGTCTCGGCAAGCTCCTCAAGACGAAGCAAGTCAAAAAGATGATCGCCTCGTACATTGGCGAGAACAAGACGTTTGAAAAGATGTACCTCACCGGCGAGATCGAGCTCGAGCTCACACCCCAGGGCACCCTCGCCGAGCGTTGCGCCGCCGGCGGGAAGGGTATCCCCGCCTTTTACACCCCCGCTGCTTTTGGCACGGTGGTTCAGACGGGTGAGTTGCCTCTGAGGAACAAACCCGACGGCACACCGGATGAGTTTTCTTATCCGAAGGACGTGAAGGTTTTTAACGGCAAGAGCTACTTGCTTGAGCATGCGATTGCGGGTGATGTTGCTTTTGTCAAGGCGTACAAGGCGGACAGGCTGGGGAACTGCCAGTTTAGGCTGGCGGCTAACAACTTCAACGGGGCGATGGGGAGGAACGCAAAGATGACGATTGTGGAGGCGGAGAATATTGTTGAGCCGGGGGAGATTGCGCCTGAGGCGGTGCATTTGCCTGGGATTTATGTCCAGAGGGTGGTTCAGTCTACTGCGGAGAAGGGGATTGAGAAGTACACGTGGGCCAAGGACCCCAACGAGGAGGCTGACcccaaggctgctgctgcgttgGGTAGCGGTGAGACGAgggcgaagagggagatgattGTTAAGAGAGCTGCCAAGGAGTTCAAGAATGGCATGTATGCCAACCTTGGTATTGGCATGCCTATGCTTGCTCCAGGTTTTgtgggtgaggatgtggaggTTATGCTCCAGAGCGAGAATGGTattcttggtcttggcccTTACCCACgaaagggcgaggaggacgccgATCTTATCAACGCCGGCAAGGAGACTGTCACCCTCCGCCCCGGCGCCTCTGTGTTCGGCTCTGAGGAGTCTTTCGGTATGATCAGAGCTGGCCGTATCAACCTCACCATTCTTGGTGCTATGCAGGTCAGCGCCAGCGGTGACCTAGCCAACTGGATGTTGCCCGGCAAGGTCAAGGGCTTCGGTGGTGCCATGGACTTGGTTTCCAACCCCGAGAAGACCAAGGTCGTCGTCACCATGGAGCACACCGACAAGAAGGGCAACCCCAAGATTGTCAAGCAGTGCGCCTTCCCCTTGACCGGCAAGGCTTGCGTCAGCCGTATCATCACTGAGCTT GGTGTCTTCGACGTCGACTTCGCCCACGGCCTTACCCTCATCGAGATCGCCCCCGGTGTCACCGtcgaggagatcaaggccaAGACCGAGGCACCCTTCCACGTTGCCGAAGACCTCAAGCCCATGCTCTAA
- a CDS encoding uncharacterized protein (COG:O; EggNog:ENOG503NWFP; BUSCO:EOG092627XA), whose product MDTDDEFMSTVSSEDDMLPDDSDNDISGDDDFGFDDEPDPDLGIQQDIGQNKRAPYDVSFRVYEPQDIQQQQDVLIDEVNMILNISKEESAILLRHFRWNKERLLEQYMDHREKALEAAGLSQTTSGPPKLEVIPGFCCDICCEDEEGLQSFALKCGHRFCVDCYRHYLGQKIREEGEAARIQCPAEGCNIIIDARSLDLLVTAELTERYHKLLNRTYVEDKETLKWCPAPDCQNAIECGIKKKDLTRIVPTVACSCSHRFCFGCILNDHQPAPCELVKKWLKKCADDSETANWISANTKECPKCNSTIEKNGGCNHMTCRKCKHEFCWMCMGLWSEHGTSWYNCNRFEEKSGTDARDAQAKSRVSLERYLHYYNRYANHEQSARLDKDLFAKTEKKMVQLQKESGMSWIEVQYLSAASVALQTCRQTLMWTYAFAFYLARNNLTTIFEDNQKDLELAVESLSEMFEKPVTELADSRLKVDIMDKTSYCNKRRIILLDDTARNLSEGKWIFNVEFSNPTPISGPSSRK is encoded by the exons atgGACACTGACGACGAGTTCATGTCTACTGTCTCTAGTGAGGATGATATGCTCCCGGATGACAGCGACAATGACAtctctggtgatgatg ACTTCGGATTCGACGACGAGCCAGATCCGGATCTCGGCATCCAGCAAGACATAGGCCAGAATAAGAGAGCGCCTTACGATGTCAGCTTCAGGGTGTACGAGCCGCAGGACAtacaacagcagcaagacgTTCTAATCGACGAAGTAAACATGATTTTAAACATCTCAAAAGAGGAATCAGCAATTCTTTTGCGGCACTTCAGGTGGAACAAAGAGCGTCTCTTGGAGCAGTACATGGACCACCGGGAGAAGGCTCTTGAGGCTGCTGGTCTCTCCCAAACGACATCGGGTCCACCAAAGCTGGAAGTGATACCCGGGTTCTGCTGCGATATCTGctgtgaggatgaggaaggcCTACAATCGTTTGCCTTGAAGTGCGGCCACCGCTTCTGCGTCGACTGTTACCGCCATTATCTGGGTCAAAAGATCcgagaggaaggcgaggcTGCGCGCATCCAGTGTCCTGCCGAGGGTTGTAACATCATCATCGATGCTAGATCATTGGACCTGCTCGTAACCGCCGAGCTGACGGAACGATACCACAAACTGCTCAACCGCACCTATGTCGAAGACAAGGAAACGCTGAAGTGGTGTCCCGCCCCTGACTGCCAGAACGCCATCGAGTGTggcatcaagaagaaggacctgACAAGGATCGTGCCCACGGTCGCTTGCTCGTGCAGCCATCGGTTTTGCTTTGGGTGCATCCTGAACGATCACCAACCTGCCCCTTGCGAGTTGGTAAAGAAGTGGCTCAAGAAATGTGCCGATGACAGCGAGACGGCGAATTGGATTTCGGCCAACACCAAGGAGTGTCCCAAATGCAATAGCACCATCGAAAAAAACGGAGGTTGCAACCACATGACGTGTCGTAAGTGCAAGCATGAGTTTTGTTGGATGTGCATGGGTCTGTGGTCGGAGCATGGGACGAGCTGGTACAATTGCAACAGGTTTGAGGAAAAGAGCGGGACGGATGCCCGTGATGCCCAGGCCAAATCCAGGGTCTCTCTGGAGCGTTATCTCCATTACTACAACCGCTACGCCAACCATGAACAGTCTGCCCGCCTGGACAAGGACCTTTTTGCGAagacggagaagaagatggttcAGCTGCAAAAGGAATCGGGCATGTCGTGGATCGAGGTTCAATATCTCAGCGCAGCCTCGGTGGCACTGCAGACCTGCCGACAGACGCTCATGTGGACGTACGCTTTTGCCTTTTATCTTGCCAGGAACAACTTGACAACGATTTTTGAGGACAATCAAAAGGACTTGGAGTTGGCGGTCGAGTCTCTTTCCGAGATGTTTGAGAAGCCCGTAACTGAGCTTGCGGATAGCAGGCTCAAGGTGGACATCATGGACAAGACATCCTACTGCAACAAGCGGCGGATCATCTTGCTTGACGACACAGCCCGGAATTTGTCAGAAG GGAAATGGATCTTCAATGTGGAATTCAGCAACCCGACGCCAATCAGCGGGCCAAGCTCCCGTAAGTAG
- a CDS encoding uncharacterized protein (COG:O; EggNog:ENOG503P1V3) encodes MSLLRPLARAALRPATTPLRAFSTTTTRFIKPGQPLPDVGAILHESSPGNKVNLADEASKLNKMILIGVPAAFSPACSATHVPGFLAHPKAEEYDQVAVVSVNDVFVMKAWGDVLNPEGRENVRFLADPSGEFTKALDMLWDGKAIFGNERSKRFTIIVEGGKVKSVAVEPDNTGTSVSLAENVLGKA; translated from the exons AtgtccctcctccgccccctcgCCCGCGCGGCCCTCCGCCCCGCTACCACCCCCCTTAGAGCTTTCTCTACCACCACGACCCGGTTCATCAAGCCGGGCCAGCCCCTCCCCGACGTCGGCGCCATCCTCCACGAGTCCTCCCCCGGCAACAAGGTCAACCTCGCCGATGAAGcctccaagctcaacaagatGATCCTCATCGGTGTCCCCGCCGCGTTCTCGCCAGCCTGCTCGGCGACGCATGTGCCTGGGTTTCTGGCCCACCCCAAGGCGGAGGAGTATGACcaggtggcggtggtgagcgtGAATGATGTTTTTGTGATGAAGGCTTGGGGGGATGTGTTGAATCccgaggggagggagaac GTGCGCTTCCTGGCTGATCCGTCTGGCGAGTTCACCAAGGCGCTTGATATGTTGTGGGATGGAAAGGCTATTTTTGGGAATGAGCGGTCGAAGAGGTTTACGATTATTGTTGAGGGCGGCAAGGTGAAGAGTGTGGCTGTTGAGCCGGATAACACGGGTACAAGTGTTAGTTTGGCGGAGAATGTGTTGGGTAAGGCTTGA